The Radiobacillus deserti genomic interval TGGGATGCTCGTACGCTGGAATGGGCAACAGCATCACCAGCTCCACATTATAACTTTGCAAAAACACCGGAAGTTTCATCTCTAGATGAATACTGGGTCATGAAAAAAGAAGGTAGAACGAATCTCAAGAAAGAAGAAATCACGGAAATTCACATGCCTAGCAACGCTTGGTCTCCATTCTTTATGTGCGTGGCCTTTGGAGTAGTTGGCTTCTTCCTCGTATTTGAATGGTTTACCCTAGCTGCTATCTCAGCTGTTGCTATTGTGATTGGACTTATTGCCAATTCATTTGACTATGATGAAGGCTATCATGTTTCCGTTGAAGAGGTAGAAGAAACGGAACGTAAATGGAGAGGTGAACTGAAATGAGTGCACATACTCAATCGACCGGACCATTAGAATATCGTGGACTACAAAATCAAATGAATATTTTAGGGTTTTGGATTTTTCTTGGAGCAGAGATTGTTCTCTTCTCCACCCTTTTCGCCTCTTATTTCGTACTTGAAATGAATACAGCAGGTGGACCGACGCAAGAAGAACTATTCAAAATCAAAGACGTTATGATTGAAACCATGCTTCTATTAACAAGTAGTTTTACTTGTGGATTAGCTATTCACCAAATGCGTGAGAATAAACTTAAAGGCTTAATCAGCTGGATGATTGTAACGCTACT includes:
- the qoxC gene encoding cytochrome aa3 quinol oxidase subunit III, giving the protein MSAHTQSTGPLEYRGLQNQMNILGFWIFLGAEIVLFSTLFASYFVLEMNTAGGPTQEELFKIKDVMIETMLLLTSSFTCGLAIHQMRENKLKGLISWMIVTLLLGLGFIYMEVTEFIHYVHEGATIQTSGFLSAFFTLLGTHGLHVSLGIGWIILLLIQLARRGLTPVTARKTFIASLYWHFLDVVWIFIFTFVYLKGMVM